The following are encoded in a window of Paramagnetospirillum magnetotacticum MS-1 genomic DNA:
- a CDS encoding response regulator — MTCILVVDDDPICLELLSETLIGAGYSVDLAIDGEDAWDKLNSYKHNLVVKI, encoded by the coding sequence ATGACCTGCATTCTCGTCGTGGATGACGACCCAATCTGTCTAGAACTACTCTCCGAGACCTTGATCGGCGCCGGTTACAGCGTTGACCTTGCCATCGACGGCGAGGACGCTTGGGACAAATTGAACTCCTACAAGCATAACCTAGTGGTCAAAATCTGA